A region of Campylobacter armoricus DNA encodes the following proteins:
- the modB gene encoding molybdate ABC transporter permease subunit: protein MFKNLESIDWEPFLVSIKLSFITCVILFLFCIFLAWLFAFKNFKFKNFLETLISLPLVLPPSVIGFYLLILFSKYSILGEFLEKNFNISLVFTFEGLVMASCIYSLPFMFNPLYSAMLALPKNITEASYSLGKSTLETLFKVILPSIKPAIMSALVITFAHTMGEFGIVLMIGGSLSGETKVASVAIYESMENLDFTTAHIYSLILLIFSCMVLFCVNFFKNK from the coding sequence GTGTTCAAAAATTTAGAAAGTATAGATTGGGAACCTTTTTTGGTTTCCATTAAATTATCTTTTATCACATGTGTGATTTTATTTTTATTTTGTATTTTTCTTGCTTGGCTTTTTGCTTTTAAAAATTTTAAATTTAAAAATTTTTTAGAAACACTTATATCTTTACCTTTGGTTTTGCCACCATCTGTAATAGGTTTTTATTTATTAATTTTATTTTCAAAATATTCCATCTTAGGGGAATTTTTGGAGAAAAATTTTAATATTTCTTTGGTTTTTACTTTTGAAGGTTTGGTAATGGCAAGTTGTATTTATTCTTTGCCTTTTATGTTTAATCCTTTATATTCAGCTATGTTAGCTCTTCCAAAAAATATTACAGAAGCTAGTTATTCTTTGGGAAAAAGTACTTTGGAAACTCTTTTTAAAGTGATTTTACCAAGCATAAAACCAGCTATAATGAGTGCTTTGGTTATCACTTTTGCTCATACTATGGGTGAGTTTGGCATAGTATTAATGATAGGAGGTTCATTAAGTGGTGAAACCAAAGTAGCAAGTGTAGCTATTTATGAAAGTATGGAAAATTTAGATTTTACAACCGCACATATATATAGTTTGATTTTATTAATTTTTAGTTGTATGGTTTTATTTTGTGTAAATTTTTTTAAAAATAAATAA
- a CDS encoding phage tail assembly protein: MKAPNVRVLKNATNKSDKEMDQTIYMIATLTNKQESDIEELNLKDFMALQNTLKDFLQEAGVIA; this comes from the coding sequence ATGAAAGCACCTAATGTGCGTGTTTTAAAAAATGCTACCAATAAAAGTGATAAAGAAATGGATCAAACCATTTATATGATAGCTACGCTTACAAATAAACAAGAAAGCGACATAGAAGAATTAAATCTTAAAGATTTTATGGCTTTACAAAACACTCTTAAAGATTTTTTGCAAGAAGCAGGAGTTATAGCTTAG
- a CDS encoding S24 family peptidase, whose product MENFKTLVEEMKLYFNVTSLEMVAEKLGLKKSTAIGWRQRKRISSHAILKFNQLKYKQNNYINLVSKNLQQTEKINNKDTILIPFYKNYYLSSDFTTDSNITTQTIPFNKNELNSMFNLQEFLKMGIVSMIGNSMEPTIKEGEMVVFQKDKSTIEGGIYIVEFQKEILIKRLKKRPLCLTSDNKEYPIIDIKNPNELKIIGRIIGTYKIDYKKL is encoded by the coding sequence ATGGAAAATTTTAAAACATTAGTAGAAGAAATGAAGCTTTATTTTAATGTTACTAGCTTAGAAATGGTAGCTGAAAAATTGGGTCTTAAGAAATCTACTGCAATAGGATGGAGACAACGAAAAAGAATATCTTCACATGCTATATTAAAGTTTAATCAATTAAAATATAAACAAAATAACTATATAAATCTAGTTAGTAAAAATTTACAACAAACTGAAAAAATAAATAATAAAGATACAATATTGATTCCATTTTATAAAAACTATTATCTTTCATCAGATTTTACTACCGATAGTAATATTACCACACAAACCATACCTTTCAATAAAAATGAATTAAATAGTATGTTTAATTTACAAGAATTTTTAAAAATGGGTATTGTTTCTATGATAGGAAATAGTATGGAACCTACAATAAAAGAAGGAGAGATGGTCGTATTTCAAAAAGATAAATCAACCATAGAAGGTGGTATATATATTGTTGAATTTCAAAAAGAAATTTTAATTAAAAGATTAAAAAAAAGACCCTTGTGTTTAACCAGTGATAACAAAGAATATCCTATTATTGATATTAAAAATCCTAACGAATTAAAAATTATAGGAAGAATTATTGGAACATATAAAATTGATTATAAAAAATTATAA